The following are encoded together in the Bradymonas sediminis genome:
- a CDS encoding penicillin-binding protein activator, which translates to MGVLHSKSVSPMSITPGQRRAGTARRLRGAFLCLLLGLISLSACKSTPAPRAEELEETAPIAAQNEEAQKRFDAAMALLSAGEYAPAREAFRLVQAEYSEDPIATLAEVYVARASMGEVDPQTSFSPEATAAYQRSAEVAQILGSLAESATVDKRIRFGAAAYYALEMALRGDTDKALDALSSYPSASLSNIVLAQDRLAVRSLLLESLWRAKRSDAALDAAARLYQEAADVEANYTSNTNTNALGDDSLDGAQAQLQALAPEDKKRVAFLHSLQALARQRAFSIVEQNAEDLALQDYLSSKTPFLRALAGWRILEQSLDADVAEKERAGLEDLFNQIAPDLVSIGAMSRAAELSQRLAAVGGPKRLAIGFLLPMSGPYQSIGQRAMAGALVSMSAFHHSSAPEVTLVFEDSQANPEAVFERLKQQKVLAVVGPLDVKRAQKFAPLADTHQIPLITLTTESVRVAPAADVSDADANSYVFRNFIDAAAEARASARIAFEQLQDRKAAVVFPDVGYGRVTGKAFAEEFRRLGGQIVAEIDYDRSKSDFSNAATRLAKSGAEAVFVPDSAEKVAELSAFFANANIWGIPSTQKASKKSRRMQVHYLGTSLWEDPILWRQASNYVEGAVIPIWFSSALPQHETREFVARFEAIYQRSPSNFEAFSFDTVSWLRALMLERGMRRSVAIRDALVSSATYRGVTGESYMGEGGESQRALRFVTPSAEGFVALPYRAETAHKEEAAEPEEAPSDDAAVVPRTLAP; encoded by the coding sequence ACTCCGGGCCAAAGGCGGGCTGGAACTGCGCGCAGGCTGCGCGGGGCGTTTCTATGTCTATTGCTCGGGCTGATCAGCCTGAGCGCGTGTAAATCCACGCCCGCGCCGCGCGCCGAGGAGTTGGAGGAGACCGCGCCGATCGCGGCGCAAAACGAAGAGGCTCAGAAGCGCTTTGACGCCGCGATGGCGTTGCTTAGCGCGGGCGAGTACGCGCCTGCGCGCGAGGCGTTTCGCCTGGTTCAGGCGGAGTATTCTGAGGACCCGATTGCCACGCTCGCCGAGGTCTATGTCGCCCGCGCGTCGATGGGCGAAGTTGACCCGCAGACTTCATTTTCACCCGAAGCAACCGCCGCCTATCAACGCTCCGCTGAGGTCGCCCAGATCCTTGGCTCACTCGCCGAAAGCGCCACGGTCGACAAGCGCATTCGCTTCGGCGCCGCTGCCTATTATGCTCTTGAGATGGCGCTTCGCGGCGACACCGACAAGGCATTGGACGCGCTGTCGAGCTACCCGAGCGCATCCCTGAGTAATATTGTTTTGGCCCAGGACCGCCTCGCGGTGCGCAGCCTTTTGCTCGAGAGTCTGTGGCGTGCAAAGCGCAGCGACGCCGCCCTGGACGCCGCCGCGCGCCTGTATCAGGAGGCGGCCGACGTCGAGGCAAACTACACCTCAAACACCAATACAAACGCGCTCGGGGACGACAGCCTCGACGGCGCCCAGGCCCAACTTCAGGCCCTCGCCCCCGAGGATAAAAAACGCGTCGCGTTTCTTCATAGCCTTCAGGCGTTGGCGCGCCAGCGGGCGTTTTCGATCGTGGAGCAAAACGCAGAAGACCTCGCGCTGCAGGACTACCTAAGCTCGAAGACGCCTTTTTTGCGCGCTCTGGCGGGCTGGCGGATTTTGGAGCAGTCCCTCGACGCCGACGTGGCGGAGAAGGAGCGCGCCGGCCTGGAGGATCTCTTCAACCAGATCGCGCCCGACCTGGTGTCGATCGGCGCGATGTCGCGCGCCGCAGAGCTCTCGCAGCGCCTGGCCGCGGTGGGCGGGCCCAAGCGCCTGGCGATTGGGTTTTTGCTGCCGATGAGCGGGCCTTATCAGTCGATTGGCCAGCGCGCGATGGCCGGGGCGCTGGTGTCGATGAGCGCGTTTCATCATTCATCGGCCCCCGAGGTCACGCTGGTATTTGAGGACTCTCAGGCAAATCCCGAGGCGGTCTTCGAGCGTCTAAAACAGCAAAAAGTGCTCGCCGTCGTGGGGCCGTTGGACGTTAAGCGCGCCCAGAAATTTGCGCCGCTCGCCGACACCCACCAGATCCCGCTCATCACGTTGACCACCGAATCGGTGCGCGTTGCGCCCGCGGCGGATGTGAGCGACGCCGACGCGAATTCCTACGTCTTTCGCAACTTCATCGACGCCGCCGCCGAGGCGCGCGCATCCGCGCGCATCGCCTTCGAGCAACTCCAAGACCGCAAGGCGGCGGTCGTTTTTCCGGACGTCGGGTACGGTCGGGTGACCGGCAAGGCTTTCGCCGAAGAGTTCCGCCGACTGGGCGGCCAGATCGTCGCCGAGATCGACTATGACCGCTCGAAATCGGACTTCTCCAACGCCGCCACCCGCCTGGCCAAATCCGGCGCCGAGGCGGTCTTCGTCCCCGACTCCGCCGAGAAGGTCGCCGAGCTGAGCGCGTTCTTCGCCAACGCCAATATCTGGGGCATCCCGTCAACCCAGAAGGCTTCCAAGAAGTCGCGCAGGATGCAGGTGCATTACCTGGGGACGAGCCTCTGGGAAGACCCGATTTTGTGGCGTCAGGCGTCTAATTATGTCGAGGGGGCGGTGATTCCTATCTGGTTCTCGTCGGCGCTCCCACAGCATGAAACCCGGGAGTTCGTCGCGCGCTTCGAGGCGATTTACCAGCGCTCACCGAGTAATTTCGAGGCGTTTAGCTTCGACACGGTGAGCTGGTTGCGCGCGCTGATGCTCGAGCGCGGCATGCGCCGCTCGGTCGCGATTCGCGACGCCCTTGTGAGCAGCGCGACCTACCGCGGCGTCACCGGCGAGTCCTATATGGGCGAGGGCGGTGAGTCCCAGCGGGCGCTTCGCTTCGTGACGCCGAGCGCCGAAGGTTTTGTCGCGCTCCCATATCGCGCCGAAACCGCGCATAAAGAAGAAGCGGCCGAGCCCGAAGAAGCCCCGTCCGATGACGCTGCTGTCGTGCCGAGAACACTCGCCCCATGA